In the genome of Luteitalea pratensis, the window TGATCGCGCCGTGCTTGTCGACGCACGTGAAGGCGAGCCGCTTCTGGAACTGCACGGCGTCGGCGGCACCGACCCGAGCCAGATAGCGTCGGGTCTCGTGGTAGCAGCCCATCAGGACGTGCTGGCCGTTGTCGACGTATTCGCCGGATTCACGATCGAGGAAGGCGGTGGCGCGACCCCCGAGCTGGCCCCGGGCCTCGAGCACGAGCACCCGCGCGCCGCGCTCGGCCAATGCGCTCGCGGCGGCCAGGCCGGCGCAGCCTGCCCCGATGACGATCACGTCTGGCGACGTCATTTTGCGACGCGCAGCCCACCCGACGCGGACGAGGAGGCCATGGTGCGCATCCACGTGCCCAGGGCGAGTCGGGCCTTGTGGAACCCGGGAACGCGCACGCGTCCCGCGAACACGTCGTACTCCCGCGCGGCGATGCGGGTCAGCAGATCGCGATAGATCGCGCCCATGATGCGGGCCGCCACGAGCCGTCGCGCATCTTCTGGTGGCAACGCGGCCTCGGCGCGAGCGAACTGCTCGCGGGCGCGCAGGGCCTGCCGTTCGAGCAAAGCCGAAATCGCCGGCGTCAGTCGCCCCGCCCTCAGGTCGCCTTCGGTCACGCCGTGCGCCGCAAGCTCGTCGAGCGGCAGGTACAGGCGGCCGCGGGCCAGATCGGAAGGGACGTCGCGAAGGATGTTGGTCAACTGGAGGGCCAGGCCGAGTTCCTCGGCGTAGCGGCGGGTGCCGGGATTCCGGTAGCCGAAGATCTCGATGCAGATGAGGCCGACCGTGGACGCGACCTTGTAGCAGTAGGCCCGCAGGTCGCAGAAGGTGGCAAAACGCGTCGGCTCGAGGTCCATCGCGCAGCCGTCGATCAGTTGCTCGAACGGCAACCGTTGTACGGGAAAGCGGCGGACCACTCGTTGCAGCGCGTCCCCCTGCGGTGTGCGCGGACGACCACCATCGAAGCAGGCGGTCACTTCCTCGCGCCAGCGTTGCAGTCCCGCCGCGCGCTCCGCCAGCGGCCGCTCCTCGTGCTCGTCCACCTCATCGTCCACGGCCCGGCAGAAGTCCCAGACGGCCGTAATTGCTTCTCGGCGATCGGCGGACAGGGCCAGGAACGATAAGGCGAAGTTGGTGTCGCGACCCACAGTGACGGGATCGATTCTAGCAACCTGCGGGGATGGTAGGGCCGGCTCTCCGAGCCCGGCCTTCACCGTGGCAATGATTGGGGCCCCGTTCGGAGAACGGGCCCTACCCTGATCGCCACCGGATCGCCCCGATCGCGATACGCATGAGGTCAGCCCACGTCAGCACCGGACGCTCGTGGAGCGATCGGCGACGTACCTCGAGGGTCTTGCGCAGGATGGTCGTGCCTCCAAGCCACGTCGCCCGGAGTTCGTAGCGCAGCCGGCCGTGCACGGCATCGCAGACCGGCCGGCCCTCATCGAAGAGCGCGTTCGTCCTTGCGCCGAGCTCATCGATCACGCGCGCCCACGCCGCGTCCACGCCCCCGCCATCGAGGGCATGCAGGTCCGCGCCGTACTCATGCAGCAGCTCCGAGGGCACGTAGAGTCGATTCCGGGTCCGCCAGTCGTCTCCAAGGTCCTGCCAGAAGTTGGCGAGCTGGAGCGCGGTGCACACGGCATCCGACTGCCGCGCCGATTCCTCGTCGCGCACGCCGGCGATCCCCAGCACCAGGCGTCCCACCGGGTTGGCGGACCGGCGACAGTAGTCGAGGACCGAGTCCCAGGTTTCGTAACGCGTCGTGGTCACGTCCTGTGCGAACGCGGAGAGCAGGTCGTCGAACAACTGTGGATCTATACGGCAGCGTGTGATGGTGTCGTGCACCGCGATGAAGGTGGCTCGGACGTCCTCGGCCGGAACCTGGCCCACTCCGGTCGCCGCGGTCATCGAGGCAGGGGGTCGCTGGCGCAACACACGCCACTGCTCGATCCACTCGAGCCGCCGCGCCTGGGGAATGTCGCCCTCGTCGGCGAAATCGTCGGCGGCACGGGCAAACGCATAGACCGCGGCGACGTGCGGCCGCATCTGTCCCGGCAGCAGCCGCGACGCCACCGGAAAGTTCTCGTAGTGCGCCGTCGCCACCTGCTGGCACCGCGCATAGGCCTGCTCGAGGGTCATGCTTGATGCTTGATGCCTGATGCCTGATGCCTGATGCCTCATGCCTAGCCCCTGTCAGCGATGGCCTTTTGGCCTTTGACGTTAAGCATCAGGCACTAGGCATGAGGCATTAGGCATTACATTGGTGCCGTGCCACGCAAGACCGGGCCGCTGTTGCCGCTGCCCGACGCGCCCGCCAGACGACGATTCCGTACCACGCTGCTGGCCTGGTACAGGGCCCAGGGGCGCGACCTTCCCTGGCGCCGCACGCGCGATCCGTACCACATCCTCGTCTCCGAGATCATGCTGCAGCAGACGCAGGTCGACCGCGTGTTGCCCAAGTATCACGAGTGGCTGGGCAAGTACCCGTCGTTCGAGGCCCTGGCCGCGGCGGCCGAGGACGACGTGGTGCAGACATGGCGACCGCTCGGCTACAACATCCGTCCGCGGCGCCTGCAGTCCATCGCCCGCGAGGCGGTTTCCAACCACGGCGGTCAGTTGCCGTCCGACGAGGCCACGCTGCTGTCGTTCAAGGGCATCGGCGCCTACACGGCCGGGGCGGTCATGAGCTTCGCGTTCGGCAAGCGCGCCGCGATCCTCGACACCAACGTCGCCCGGGTCCTGTTTCGCGTGTTCGTGGGCGAGGGTGAGCCCAAGTCGCACGCGATGCTGAAGCATCTGTGGGAGTTGTCGCGGGCCGTGCTCCCGCACAAGCACGTGTTCGATTTCAACCAGGCGCTCATGGACTTCGGTGCGACGGTTTGCACCGCGCGCAAGCCGCAGTGCCTCTACTGTCCGATGCGGAAGCGTTGCGCCTATCGCAACGGCGCGTCGACCTAAAGGTCGACGTCTACAGCCCATTCATCGCCTCGACCGCGTCGATGTGAAGGTCAAGCGCTCGTAGCGTCGACCTGAAGGTCGACGTCCACAGCCCATCTTCCGCTGGAGAAAGCCTCCAGATCGACGGGACGGAGCAGTGGCGACGTCCGGCCCGATTGCGACGGCTCCGCCGGCGACTGTAGCCGCCGACCTTCAGGTCGGCGGAGCCGGCAGGTACGTGTCGGTCGGCGGCACGCCGATTCACACCGCGCTGCTGCCCGGTCGCGGCGCCATGAACCGGTGATACACAAAATGGGCCGGCCCGATCAGGGCGTAGGTGAAGCCGGCGGCCGCCGGCGCCCAGATCGCCGGCACGCGTGCCAGCGCCACCGAACTCAGGCCGATGACGACGTAGACCAGACATGCGCCGAGGTGGACGTCAAGTTGCTGGAGGTCGACGCTGCCGTCGCTCTCGACGCGCAGGAAACGGCGCGCCCGCCAGTGCAACGCCGCCAGCAGCAGGAAGACCGCGACGAAGCCGATGCCGTACATCGACATCAGGCTCGGCATCTGTTCGCCCGTCACGGCTTCCGGCCGGCCACCGAACATCACCCCATGCGGCCCCACCAGCATCGTCATCAGGAACTTGAGCGGGAACACGTAGAAGAGCACCACGAACAGCAGCAGGCCGTTCATCCAGATCGTGACGCCATCGTGGATCCCGTAGCGCCGGAAGAAGTTGTGATGCTCCTGCCAGATCAGCAGGAGGATCGCGAACGAAGCTGCGAAGGCGGGCAGCGCACGCACGGTGCCCATCATGTCGTCGTAGGTGCGTGGCACCTCGAGCGACACGACCAGCAGGGTGAGTGCGAAGCCGAAGACAGCATCGCTGAAGGCTTCGATCCGTGTCACGTCACGAGAGACGGTCATTCGTGTACCTCAGGAGCACGATCCGTTGCCGTCAGCATCGCCACCAGGTCCGCGTCCGCTTCAGGGAGGTACAGCGCCTCGAGTGCGTCGCGAGCGACCCATCGCATTTCCTGGCCCAGTTGCGGGAGTGGCTCACCGACAAGGCGCGCCGAGAAAAAATGCAGTTCGACATGCACGTCTGGATAGGCATGCCGTGTGGTCAACAGCAGCGGCCCCACTTCGACACCGCAGCCGAGTTCCTCGCGAATCTCGCGGACCAGCGTCGCGTCGAGGGTCTCGCCGGCCTCGGCCTTCCCCCCGGGAAACTCCCACCGGCCTCCCAGGTGCGTGTCCACGGCTCTCCGTGTCAACAGGAACGCATCGTCACGTTCGATCACCGCGGCGCTGACCACGACGTCGCGCATCAGGGGAGTTTCCGGACGGTCGCCTCGTCGGCGCCGATGCGGACGAGCGCGCCCGGTTCGGTGGCGTCGCGGTGCAGCATCGCCATCGCAAGCAGACCACCGCGCGCTGGCGACCAGCACGCGCTGGTGACATGCCCGACGACACGATCACCGAGATGGACACTTTCGCCGCCGCTCCACACCGCGCCGTCCTGCGCGTGCGGCGTGTGCTCTACCCAGACCAGGCGACGGGCGACGCGTCCGCCGCCGCGATGCAGGATCCGAATCACGACTTCCTGTCCGACGTAGCAGCCCTTGTCGAAGCTGATGCCGCGTGACTCGATGCCGGCTTCGAGGGGGATGGTGTCCTCATGCATGTCCACGCCGTAACGAGGCCGGCCGGCCTCGATCCTCACTGTCTCGAGCAGACGTTCGCTGGCCAGCGGGACGCGCGCCTGGAGCCACGTCCGCCAGATGCCGAGGCTCTCCTGCGGCGCAAACAGGTCGAACGCCGGGACGCCGAATTCCCGGGAGGCGGCAACGAGGGCTCCCGGCACCCCGACGGCGAGATGGGCGTGTTCGGGGAGCGCGCCGAGCGTGGCGAGCGCGGCTCCCGTGCAGGCGGAGGCGGACGCAGCCGCCGCCGGTCCCAGCACGGTGAGGCAACCCAGGGTCTCGGTGACGTCGGTGACCGTGACGTCTTCCATGATCACGAACTGATCGAGACGCGCCAGGAGCGACGCCCGTGCGCTGGCGGCCGTCTCGAGCACGTACGTGTCGTCCCGGCGGAAGACGCGCACATCCGCGATCATGCGGCCTTGCGGCGTCAGGTAGGCGGCATAGGTGCCTTGCCCGGGCTGGAGTCCCTTGACGTCCTGGGTGAGCAGGCCCTGGAGCCAGTCGGTGGCGTCGGGACCGCGCACCTCGAGGCGCGCGTCGCGCGTGCTGCGGTCCGCCCACACGGCGTCCTCATGGACCGTGCGGTACTCGGTGTCGAAGGTCACGGCCATTCCCGGGCTGATATCCTGAGCAAATGCGAGCAGTCCTTCGCCATTGTACGTGGCTCCCCGTACTCGTCGCCTTGCTGCTCCGTAGTGCTCCGGCCATGGCCCAGGCCGCACCGGACGAGCGCTGGACCGCCGCCTACCGGATCGTGGTGCAGGGGCGCAACGTCGGGTCCGAGCAGGTCACGGTGGTGCGCGACGCCTCCGGGACGACCATCCGATCGTCCGGGGGGATCGCGGGCGGCGGCTATGTGCTGCGCTCCGCCGAATTCGTGTACGGCCCGTCCGGCGCGCCGCTGCGCATGCGCACCGAAGCACGCCTCAAGGATCAAACCGTGGCGATCGCGACGGTCGTGGCCGATGGCAAGGCGACCAGCAAGGTCACCCAGGGGGAAACGGCCAGCCAGCTCACCCACGATGTCGCGAGCAATGCCGTCTTCCTCCCCAACAACGTCTTTGCCGCCGCCCAGGGCCTTGCCTATCGCGTCGTCACGATGGCGGCCGGGTCCACGGTGCCGCTCTACGTCGTGCCGCAGGCGCAGGTAGTGGCAACGCTTTCGGCCGTCGCCGACGAGCGCTTGCAGACGGCGGCTGGCATGTACGAGGTGCGACGGCACGTGCTCGACTTCGACAACGCCGGCACACCGATGGTGCTGATGCTCTGGGCCGAGAAGGCTACCGGCAGGCTGATCCGCTATTCGATCGCGGCCGCCGGCGTCGACGTGGTGCGGGAAGACCTCACGAGCGTCTTCACGCGTGAGGTCAAGGAATTCAGGGAGAACGACCAGACCCTGCTCGTTCCCGCGGTCGGGTTCAGCCTGGGCGCGACGATTTCGCGGCCGGCGGGCAAGGCCGCCCCCGGAAAGAAGGACAAGAACATCGAGAAACTGCCGGCCATCGTCCTCGTCGGCGGCTCGGGCAACATCGATCGCGACACCATCGCCCATGGCATCCCGGTGATGGGCCAGCTCGCTGGACAACTGGCGGACGCCGGCTACCTCGTCGTGCGGTACGACAAGCGTGGCGTGGGCCAGAGCGGTGGCCGCGCCGAGTCGGCAACCCTGGCCGACTACGCCGACGACGTCCTGAGCGTCGTCGGCTGGCTGCGCAAGCAGAAGGACGTCGACGGCCGTCGCGTCTACGTCGTCGGCCACAGCGAGGGCGGCGCCGTGGCCCTCATTGCCGCGACCCGCGCCGAGGACATCAAGGCGGTGGTGACACTCGCGGCGCCCGGTACGAAGGGCACCGATCTGGTGCTCGAGCAGCAGCGCCAGGCCCTCGACGGGCTCACGATCGGCGACGACGAGAAGCAACGTCGCGTCGAACTGCAGAAGCAGATCATGAATGCGGTGCTCACCGGACAGGGCTGGGAGGGCGTCCCGGAGGCTACGCGCAAGCAGGCCGATACGGCGTGGTTCCGGAGCGTCCTGCAATGGGATCCCGAGCCCGTGGTCAGGAAGGTGGACCAGCCGCTCCTGATCATGCACGGCGCCCTGGACAGGCAGGTGCCGGTCGCGAACGCGGAACTGCTCAACGGCCTGGCGGCGAAACGCAAGAAGGGGCCCGGGACCCTGACCATCGTGCCCGGCATCAACCACCTGCTGGTGCCGGCAAAGACCGGCGACATCGCGGAGTACGGGAGTCTGTCGGCCGAGAAGGTCAGCCCTCTCGTCGCCACCCAGATCTCTGACTGGTTGAAGCAACTGCCTCGCTGAGCGTTAGGCGTCAGGCGTTAAGCGTTACTCGTACCGTAGCGCCTCGATCGGGTCCATGCGCGAGGCGCGCAGCGCGGGTAGCAGGCCCGCGATGATGCCGACGACCATCAGGATCGCCGTACAGATGCCGAGCAGTTCAAGCGACAGCACCAGGTGGATGTCGGTCTGACGCGTCATGTCGTCGAGCAACTCGGCCAGGAAGGGCCGCGGGCTGAACATCCACACCATGACCCAGGAGGCCGCCACGCCTGTGGCGCCACCGAGGAACGTGATGAAGAACGCCTCCACGAGGAACTGCATCAGGATCTCGCGGCGGCGAGCGCCGAGGGCCTTGCGAATGCCGATCTCGCGCGTGCGCTCGGTGACCGACACGAACATGATGTTCATGATCCCGACGCCGCCAATCGTCAGCGTCAGCACGCCGATGAAGGTGAGCACCACCTTCAGGCCATTGGTGATGCCGTTGATCGTGGCCATGTTCTCGACCGAGTCGTTGATGTTGATGGCGCGCTCGTCGGCGGCCTGGAACCGATACTTCTTGGCAAGGACTTCCCGCACCTGACGCAGTGCCTTCTCCTGCTGCATCGGGTTCATCGTCTGGAAGACGAGCGTGGCCACGTAGGTCGTGTCCTGCAGTTCTCCCATCGTCGTCCACGGGATGAATGCACAGTACTTGTCGGGGGAGAAGTACGAGGACATCTGGACCTTGTCCTCCATGACGCCGACGACTTCGAACGGGCGGTTGGCGATGCGAACGGTCTGGCCCACAGCCTGCTGGGCGCCGAACAGCTTGCGCGCGACTTCGTAGCCCAGGAAGACGACGCGGCGACGGTCGGCGACGTCTTCATCGCTCAGCCACCGGCCCTGCCCGTTGCCAGGCCGTTCACCGCGCATCGCGCCGTAGGCGACATTGACGCCACGGATCGCGTACGTGTTCGACTTGTCGGCATAGGTCATCGGCAGCCGGTTGATGTACTCCGGACTCGCCATCTTGACCATCGGCAATTCGGACATCAGCGCCACGTCCTCGGGCTTCAGCCGGATGCGGCGGCCGGCGCGCTGACCGCCGGCCTGCATGCTCGTCTGGCCGGGCCAGATGACGGCCACGCCCTCGCCGAAGGCGTTTCGGAAGCCGACCATCAAAGCATCCTGGAAGCCGTTGCCATAGGCGAGTAACATCACCACCGACACAATGCCCCATGAAATGCCGAGCATCGAGAGCCCGGCGCGCAGTCTGTTGCGGGAGACGCCATAAGCAGCCTCACGCACGACCTCCTTGCACATCTGGATCGTGCGGGCGCCGCCTCGCACGCGTGGTGCCGAGGTCACCGGCAGCGCAGAATCGAGAGCAGCAATGTCTGGTGGTGTCATCGCGGACTCACATCTCGTAGCGGAGGGCTTCGGTCGGCGGCAACTGTGCCGCTTTGCGGGCAGGCAGCGTGGACGAGACGACGCCGATCACGACCAACGAACCCAGGGCGAGCAGCGCATTGGACCAGGTGATGACCATTCCGGAAAAGCGAATCGGCAACGTGGCGTACACATTGACCGCCGTACACAGCCCGACGCCGATCAGCATCCCGAGACCGCCGCTGATCATTGTCAGGAAGAAGCCTTCAAGGAAGAACTGCCGCTGAATCGCCGCGGTGGTGGCGCCGAGCGCCTTGCGCACGCCGATTTCGCGCGTGCGATCCCGGACGGCAATCAACATGATGTTCATGACGCCGATGCCACCGAGCGCGAGTGTCACGAGCCCGACGACGCGGAAGAACGCGGCCATCGCCGAGATCATGCGGTCGAAGAACATCGTCTGCAGCGAGGTGTCCCACACGCTGATGGCGTAGCGGTCCTCCGGGTTGAACTCC includes:
- the hpnD gene encoding presqualene diphosphate synthase HpnD; translation: MKAGLGEPALPSPQVARIDPVTVGRDTNFALSFLALSADRREAITAVWDFCRAVDDEVDEHEERPLAERAAGLQRWREEVTACFDGGRPRTPQGDALQRVVRRFPVQRLPFEQLIDGCAMDLEPTRFATFCDLRAYCYKVASTVGLICIEIFGYRNPGTRRYAEELGLALQLTNILRDVPSDLARGRLYLPLDELAAHGVTEGDLRAGRLTPAISALLERQALRAREQFARAEAALPPEDARRLVAARIMGAIYRDLLTRIAAREYDVFAGRVRVPGFHKARLALGTWMRTMASSSASGGLRVAK
- the hpnC gene encoding squalene synthase HpnC; the encoded protein is MTLEQAYARCQQVATAHYENFPVASRLLPGQMRPHVAAVYAFARAADDFADEGDIPQARRLEWIEQWRVLRQRPPASMTAATGVGQVPAEDVRATFIAVHDTITRCRIDPQLFDDLLSAFAQDVTTTRYETWDSVLDYCRRSANPVGRLVLGIAGVRDEESARQSDAVCTALQLANFWQDLGDDWRTRNRLYVPSELLHEYGADLHALDGGGVDAAWARVIDELGARTNALFDEGRPVCDAVHGRLRYELRATWLGGTTILRKTLEVRRRSLHERPVLTWADLMRIAIGAIRWRSG
- a CDS encoding A/G-specific adenine glycosylase encodes the protein MPRKTGPLLPLPDAPARRRFRTTLLAWYRAQGRDLPWRRTRDPYHILVSEIMLQQTQVDRVLPKYHEWLGKYPSFEALAAAAEDDVVQTWRPLGYNIRPRRLQSIAREAVSNHGGQLPSDEATLLSFKGIGAYTAGAVMSFAFGKRAAILDTNVARVLFRVFVGEGEPKSHAMLKHLWELSRAVLPHKHVFDFNQALMDFGATVCTARKPQCLYCPMRKRCAYRNGAST
- a CDS encoding TMEM175 family protein, with product MTVSRDVTRIEAFSDAVFGFALTLLVVSLEVPRTYDDMMGTVRALPAFAASFAILLLIWQEHHNFFRRYGIHDGVTIWMNGLLLFVVLFYVFPLKFLMTMLVGPHGVMFGGRPEAVTGEQMPSLMSMYGIGFVAVFLLLAALHWRARRFLRVESDGSVDLQQLDVHLGACLVYVVIGLSSVALARVPAIWAPAAAGFTYALIGPAHFVYHRFMAPRPGSSAV
- a CDS encoding (deoxy)nucleoside triphosphate pyrophosphohydrolase, which gives rise to MRDVVVSAAVIERDDAFLLTRRAVDTHLGGRWEFPGGKAEAGETLDATLVREIREELGCGVEVGPLLLTTRHAYPDVHVELHFFSARLVGEPLPQLGQEMRWVARDALEALYLPEADADLVAMLTATDRAPEVHE
- a CDS encoding YgfZ/GcvT domain-containing protein yields the protein MAVTFDTEYRTVHEDAVWADRSTRDARLEVRGPDATDWLQGLLTQDVKGLQPGQGTYAAYLTPQGRMIADVRVFRRDDTYVLETAASARASLLARLDQFVIMEDVTVTDVTETLGCLTVLGPAAAASASACTGAALATLGALPEHAHLAVGVPGALVAASREFGVPAFDLFAPQESLGIWRTWLQARVPLASERLLETVRIEAGRPRYGVDMHEDTIPLEAGIESRGISFDKGCYVGQEVVIRILHRGGGRVARRLVWVEHTPHAQDGAVWSGGESVHLGDRVVGHVTSACWSPARGGLLAMAMLHRDATEPGALVRIGADEATVRKLP
- a CDS encoding alpha/beta hydrolase family protein, whose protein sequence is MAQAAPDERWTAAYRIVVQGRNVGSEQVTVVRDASGTTIRSSGGIAGGGYVLRSAEFVYGPSGAPLRMRTEARLKDQTVAIATVVADGKATSKVTQGETASQLTHDVASNAVFLPNNVFAAAQGLAYRVVTMAAGSTVPLYVVPQAQVVATLSAVADERLQTAAGMYEVRRHVLDFDNAGTPMVLMLWAEKATGRLIRYSIAAAGVDVVREDLTSVFTREVKEFRENDQTLLVPAVGFSLGATISRPAGKAAPGKKDKNIEKLPAIVLVGGSGNIDRDTIAHGIPVMGQLAGQLADAGYLVVRYDKRGVGQSGGRAESATLADYADDVLSVVGWLRKQKDVDGRRVYVVGHSEGGAVALIAATRAEDIKAVVTLAAPGTKGTDLVLEQQRQALDGLTIGDDEKQRRVELQKQIMNAVLTGQGWEGVPEATRKQADTAWFRSVLQWDPEPVVRKVDQPLLIMHGALDRQVPVANAELLNGLAAKRKKGPGTLTIVPGINHLLVPAKTGDIAEYGSLSAEKVSPLVATQISDWLKQLPR
- a CDS encoding ABC transporter permease, which translates into the protein MTPPDIAALDSALPVTSAPRVRGGARTIQMCKEVVREAAYGVSRNRLRAGLSMLGISWGIVSVVMLLAYGNGFQDALMVGFRNAFGEGVAVIWPGQTSMQAGGQRAGRRIRLKPEDVALMSELPMVKMASPEYINRLPMTYADKSNTYAIRGVNVAYGAMRGERPGNGQGRWLSDEDVADRRRVVFLGYEVARKLFGAQQAVGQTVRIANRPFEVVGVMEDKVQMSSYFSPDKYCAFIPWTTMGELQDTTYVATLVFQTMNPMQQEKALRQVREVLAKKYRFQAADERAININDSVENMATINGITNGLKVVLTFIGVLTLTIGGVGIMNIMFVSVTERTREIGIRKALGARRREILMQFLVEAFFITFLGGATGVAASWVMVWMFSPRPFLAELLDDMTRQTDIHLVLSLELLGICTAILMVVGIIAGLLPALRASRMDPIEALRYE